In the Acidobacteriota bacterium genome, one interval contains:
- the cheB gene encoding chemotaxis-specific protein-glutamate methyltransferase CheB — translation MNPNKIRVFLVDDSPTVRMILKDLLGACPDIEIAGEASNGLDAVERVGLFNPDIVVMDVQMPVLNGFEATEQIMAHSPKPILILSSIVNRTEVFTSMRAIELGALDVMEKPEFADEKKVEEFAAKLLEKIRILSRIQVITHIRGRHAARGKEAERVEPSPPVKPEIPVFPAGPIDIVAIGASTGGPLALKILLSGLSPSFDTPIVIVQHITNGFMDGMAGWLHSECKRRIIVAGDRQSLERGCVYFVPNGAQPSFAARGILVLDRAMNARGGFKPSADVLFESVAAYYGPRSLGILLTGMGEDGARGLLKLRTEKGMTVAQDRFSSIVYGMPRAAAELGAAVHILPIHQVAEFMNNLNRKNNP, via the coding sequence ATGAACCCGAACAAGATCCGCGTATTCCTGGTGGACGATTCACCCACCGTCCGGATGATCCTCAAGGACCTTCTCGGGGCCTGCCCCGACATCGAGATCGCCGGGGAGGCCTCCAACGGGCTCGACGCCGTGGAGCGCGTCGGGCTCTTCAACCCCGACATCGTGGTGATGGACGTCCAGATGCCGGTCCTGAACGGCTTCGAGGCCACCGAGCAGATCATGGCCCACTCCCCGAAACCGATCCTCATCCTCTCGTCCATCGTCAACCGGACGGAGGTGTTCACCTCCATGCGGGCCATCGAACTGGGCGCGCTGGACGTGATGGAGAAGCCCGAGTTCGCCGACGAGAAGAAGGTGGAGGAATTCGCCGCGAAGCTCCTCGAGAAGATCCGGATCCTCTCGCGGATCCAGGTGATCACCCACATCCGGGGCCGCCACGCCGCCCGCGGCAAGGAAGCGGAGCGGGTCGAGCCCTCCCCGCCGGTGAAGCCGGAGATCCCCGTTTTCCCCGCGGGCCCCATCGACATCGTGGCCATCGGCGCATCGACCGGGGGGCCGCTGGCGCTGAAGATCCTCCTGAGCGGGCTGTCGCCGTCCTTCGACACCCCCATCGTCATCGTGCAGCACATCACCAACGGGTTCATGGACGGGATGGCGGGCTGGCTCCACAGCGAGTGCAAGCGGAGGATCATCGTGGCCGGCGACCGGCAGTCCCTGGAGCGGGGGTGCGTCTACTTCGTGCCCAACGGCGCCCAGCCCTCCTTCGCGGCGCGCGGCATCCTGGTGCTGGACCGGGCCATGAACGCCCGCGGCGGCTTCAAGCCTTCCGCCGACGTGCTCTTCGAAAGCGTGGCGGCCTACTACGGGCCCCGCTCCCTGGGCATCCTCCTCACCGGGATGGGGGAGGACGGCGCCCGGGGCCTGCTGAAACTCCGGACGGAGAAGGGGATGACCGTCGCCCAGGACCGCTTTTCATCCATCGTCTACGGGATGCCCCGCGCGGCGGCCGAACTGGGGGCGGCCGTGCACATCCTCCCCATCCACCAGGTGGCCGAGTTCATGAACAACCTGAACCGCAAGAACAACCCATGA
- a CDS encoding diguanylate cyclase produces the protein MSTIRVLLAEDSPTVLAYFQAFLEGEGFAVTTASDGLDAIGKVYQSIPDVVVSDVEMPVMNGYHLCRFLKSEDETRGIPFILLTALTEGVYEYWGLEIGADRYLRKESSLEALAATIRELAAAPAFDREAVRKVGEKYVTSFHILDRLNRMLDKELRRVTLTGKFTSLAFRNSSLADLAHELVDTLVRIVHVESLAAVILNTEEIRSFIHAPQAISEQHASDFSSFCLDFLEEKSTINLGQARLEPDCFASIEPVDGPFRAGDVVSFFRRLSDDSQMALFILPPREAPVQRESLELLESLMDHISIAMGHTFMQEKIRSLSVIDSLTHLYNRGHFMSLLTAEYRRTIRHNLNLSVIFMDIDNFKSVNDTFGHLCGDRVLKALAETIVSTIRTSDVAGRYGGEEFVVYLPETNLDNAYMTAERLRRTWEGRVIPISKTQATRSTMSLGVASVSEIDPGKGVEGMLELSDQKLYKAKQSGKNRVVR, from the coding sequence ATGAGCACCATCCGCGTCCTTCTGGCCGAAGATTCGCCCACCGTCCTCGCCTACTTCCAGGCGTTCCTGGAGGGGGAGGGCTTCGCGGTGACGACCGCCTCGGACGGATTGGACGCCATCGGCAAGGTGTACCAGTCCATCCCGGACGTCGTCGTTTCGGACGTCGAGATGCCGGTGATGAACGGTTACCACCTCTGCCGCTTCCTCAAGAGTGAGGACGAGACCCGGGGGATTCCGTTCATCCTGCTCACCGCGCTCACCGAGGGGGTTTACGAGTACTGGGGCCTGGAGATCGGCGCCGACCGCTACCTCCGCAAGGAATCCAGCCTGGAGGCCCTCGCGGCCACCATCCGCGAACTGGCCGCCGCTCCGGCCTTCGACCGCGAGGCCGTGCGGAAGGTCGGCGAGAAGTACGTCACGTCCTTCCACATCCTCGACCGGCTGAACCGGATGCTGGACAAGGAACTGCGCCGGGTGACCCTGACGGGCAAGTTCACGTCCCTCGCCTTCCGGAACAGTTCCCTGGCCGACCTCGCCCACGAACTGGTGGACACCCTCGTCCGGATCGTCCACGTCGAGTCGCTGGCCGCCGTGATCCTCAACACCGAGGAGATCCGCTCGTTCATCCACGCTCCCCAGGCGATCTCGGAGCAGCACGCCTCCGACTTCTCCTCCTTCTGCCTGGACTTCCTGGAGGAGAAGTCCACCATCAACCTGGGGCAGGCCCGCCTGGAGCCGGATTGCTTCGCCTCCATCGAGCCCGTGGACGGCCCCTTCCGGGCCGGCGACGTCGTGTCCTTCTTCCGCCGGCTGTCGGACGACTCCCAGATGGCGCTCTTCATCCTCCCGCCCCGGGAGGCCCCCGTCCAGCGCGAGTCCCTGGAACTCCTCGAGTCCCTCATGGACCACATCTCCATCGCCATGGGGCACACCTTCATGCAGGAGAAGATCCGGAGCCTCTCCGTCATCGACAGCCTCACCCACCTGTACAACCGCGGGCACTTCATGTCGCTGCTCACGGCCGAGTACCGGCGGACCATCCGTCACAACCTGAACCTGTCGGTCATCTTCATGGACATCGACAATTTCAAGTCCGTCAACGACACCTTCGGCCACCTCTGCGGGGACCGGGTCCTGAAGGCCCTGGCCGAGACCATCGTCTCCACCATCCGGACCTCCGATGTGGCCGGGCGCTACGGCGGCGAGGAGTTCGTGGTCTACCTTCCCGAGACCAACCTCGACAACGCCTACATGACCGCCGAGCGGCTGCGCCGGACCTGGGAGGGCCGGGTCATCCCCATCAGCAAGACCCAGGCCACCCGGAGCACCATGAGCCTCGGCGTGGCCTCGGTGTCGGAAATCGACCCCGGCAAGGGCGTGGAGGGGATGCTGGAGCTGTCCGACCAGAAGCTGTACAAGGCCAAGCAGTCCGGGAAGAACCGCGTGGTTCGGTAG
- a CDS encoding peptidyl-prolyl cis-trans isomerase, with amino-acid sequence MKRMSLLILIAAGGLVVAGFAQAPVKPQDKALPGSPAEAARKATVVAEGGDFKVTVDDIERSFTNIPPQFLEHFNDPGRKENYILEFVNKIVFAKEAQARGYLNRERIRRQIEDYTRTILYTELSKDVTDNIFISNEEVQKYYDEHRMSYAMPERVKARHILVKTEADAAAVQAELDKWADWNELARKYSQDKATSNKGGDLGFIRKGDMDLDFEKAAFALEAGKTEGPIKTRSGFEFVRVEMKKPTEILPLESVKNSILNRLTAEKKAEILARTKDELAKKYGVVLSKDKFDSVQPTVGKPAGSSGPGAPASRPRERQPLTQPQ; translated from the coding sequence ATGAAAAGGATGTCCCTGCTGATTCTGATCGCGGCTGGCGGGCTGGTCGTGGCCGGGTTTGCCCAGGCCCCGGTGAAGCCGCAGGACAAGGCGCTGCCGGGAAGCCCGGCGGAAGCCGCCCGCAAGGCAACGGTGGTGGCCGAGGGCGGGGATTTCAAGGTGACCGTGGACGACATCGAGCGCTCCTTCACCAACATCCCGCCCCAGTTCCTCGAGCACTTCAACGACCCGGGCCGCAAGGAGAACTACATCCTGGAGTTCGTCAACAAGATCGTCTTCGCGAAGGAGGCCCAGGCCCGGGGCTACCTGAACCGGGAGCGGATCCGCCGCCAGATCGAGGACTACACCCGGACCATCCTCTACACGGAACTCTCGAAGGACGTCACGGACAACATCTTCATCTCGAACGAGGAAGTCCAGAAGTACTACGACGAGCACCGCATGTCGTACGCCATGCCCGAGCGGGTCAAGGCCCGGCACATCCTCGTGAAAACGGAAGCCGACGCAGCCGCCGTCCAGGCGGAACTCGACAAGTGGGCCGACTGGAACGAACTGGCCCGGAAGTACTCCCAGGACAAGGCGACCAGCAACAAGGGCGGTGACCTCGGGTTCATCCGCAAGGGCGACATGGACCTCGATTTCGAGAAGGCCGCCTTCGCCCTCGAGGCGGGGAAGACCGAGGGCCCCATCAAGACCCGTTCCGGGTTCGAGTTCGTTCGGGTGGAGATGAAAAAACCCACGGAGATCCTCCCCCTCGAGAGTGTCAAGAATTCCATCCTGAACCGCCTGACGGCCGAGAAGAAGGCGGAGATCCTGGCCAGGACCAAGGACGAACTCGCGAAGAAGTACGGGGTCGTCCTTTCCAAGGACAAGTTCGACAGCGTCCAGCCGACCGTCGGCAAGCCGGCAGGGTCTTCCGGGCCCGGCGCCCCGGCATCCCGGCCCCGGGAGAGACAGCCGCTCACCCAGCCCCAGTGA
- a CDS encoding transglycosylase SLT domain-containing protein, translated as MTSPRPVLPAAPGRDRRRTPPWALVTMAVLGALVCSPVPVVPAQAVLFPETGMEGAVSFWEDIFTRYGKNQILIHDAETVDLVWEVLDVSGDYETDPDAAREQRRVVSEAQRRWEETLSGLAGRLREKAPLEPGEQAVVELARKRLGRAPEPGDFAGFAGRLHTQRGIRERFTRGWVLAGRYLPHMAEVFAEAGVPLDILALPLFESSFVLSSRSSKGAVGVWQFIRSTGRIYLGQVNKQLDFRLDPILATRGASRYLLDAHRRLGSWPLAVMSYNHGVGGISRARDEFGTDHVRIMKHYASRLFGYASRNYYPEFLAALRILRNPQQYFPPDVTPHPPWLFTRVELTAKTPVKTVLDRFDVDHETFLAYNPAVLSKSLKLSLPAGYPVRLPPDAVGAAPPVRPPSDLPLRAAPPATAPAANGSRATASPPPAAGPGGARPVLTLVSPPPPAHSAARTPAEPATPSPAELRRPEPGGPGTTRYHIVQPGETVYRISRIYGVKPEQIRRWNALKDFTIQPGQRLAVSPGAGRR; from the coding sequence ATGACGTCCCCGAGACCGGTTCTCCCCGCGGCACCCGGGCGGGACCGCCGCCGAACCCCTCCCTGGGCGCTGGTGACGATGGCGGTGCTGGGGGCCCTGGTCTGCAGCCCGGTCCCGGTCGTCCCGGCGCAGGCGGTCCTCTTTCCTGAAACCGGCATGGAGGGGGCCGTCTCTTTCTGGGAGGACATCTTCACCCGGTACGGGAAAAACCAGATCCTCATCCACGACGCGGAGACGGTGGACCTCGTCTGGGAGGTCCTCGACGTGTCGGGGGACTACGAAACGGACCCCGACGCCGCCCGGGAGCAGCGGCGGGTCGTCTCCGAAGCCCAGCGTCGCTGGGAGGAGACCCTTTCGGGCCTCGCCGGCCGCCTCCGGGAAAAGGCGCCCCTCGAGCCGGGGGAACAGGCCGTCGTCGAACTCGCCCGGAAGCGCCTCGGCCGGGCCCCCGAGCCCGGGGACTTCGCGGGTTTCGCGGGGCGGCTGCACACCCAGCGCGGCATCCGCGAACGCTTCACGCGCGGGTGGGTGCTGGCAGGGCGTTACCTCCCGCACATGGCCGAGGTGTTCGCGGAGGCGGGCGTGCCCCTCGACATCCTGGCGCTCCCCCTCTTCGAGTCCTCCTTCGTGCTCTCTTCCCGCTCCAGCAAGGGTGCGGTGGGCGTCTGGCAGTTCATCCGCTCCACGGGCCGGATCTACCTCGGCCAGGTGAACAAGCAGCTGGACTTCCGCCTCGACCCCATCCTGGCGACCCGCGGCGCCTCCCGCTACCTTCTCGACGCCCACCGCAGGCTGGGGAGCTGGCCGCTGGCGGTGATGTCCTACAACCACGGCGTCGGCGGGATCTCCCGGGCCCGGGACGAGTTCGGGACCGACCACGTCCGCATCATGAAACACTACGCGTCGAGGCTTTTCGGTTATGCGTCGCGGAACTATTACCCGGAATTCCTGGCGGCGCTCCGGATCCTGCGAAACCCCCAGCAGTACTTCCCGCCGGACGTGACCCCCCACCCGCCCTGGTTGTTCACCCGGGTGGAACTGACCGCGAAAACCCCCGTCAAGACCGTGCTGGATCGCTTCGACGTGGACCACGAGACCTTCCTGGCCTACAACCCCGCGGTCCTGTCGAAAAGCTTGAAGTTGTCCCTGCCGGCCGGTTACCCGGTCCGGCTCCCGCCCGACGCGGTCGGGGCGGCCCCCCCTGTGCGGCCGCCCTCCGACCTTCCGCTCCGGGCCGCCCCCCCGGCAACGGCCCCCGCCGCAAACGGGAGCCGGGCCACCGCGTCCCCGCCCCCGGCAGCGGGGCCCGGCGGGGCCCGACCCGTGCTCACCCTCGTGTCCCCGCCGCCCCCGGCGCACAGCGCCGCCCGCACCCCCGCGGAACCGGCCACCCCCTCGCCGGCCGAGCTTCGCCGGCCGGAACCGGGGGGGCCCGGGACAACCCGGTATCACATCGTGCAGCCGGGGGAAACGGTTTACCGGATCTCGAGGATCTACGGCGTGAAACCCGAGCAGATCCGCCGGTGGAACGCGCTCAAGGACTTCACGATCCAGCCCGGGCAGCGACTGGCGGTCTCGCCCGGCGCCGGCCGGCGATAG
- a CDS encoding DUF1648 domain-containing protein, whose protein sequence is MENERRTWVRRALVALNLVIPSVTGIVGIVAWHGLPSRVPVHFDLAGRPDRWAGRGWEVAVLFFMLPWATAALFFAAAALTRWSFRHPRWINIPNKEAFLALPPERQADYRDLVVEFLFAVGVAIETILLTAVLAVIQVASGPGGRLPWWGVWPGMGATLLLAAIYTVRLIRGAAGFRP, encoded by the coding sequence ATGGAGAACGAAAGAAGAACCTGGGTTCGCCGCGCCCTGGTCGCCCTCAACCTGGTCATCCCGTCGGTGACGGGGATCGTCGGGATCGTGGCCTGGCACGGTCTCCCGTCCAGGGTGCCCGTCCACTTCGACCTGGCGGGCCGGCCGGACCGCTGGGCGGGGAGGGGGTGGGAGGTCGCCGTCCTCTTCTTCATGCTCCCCTGGGCCACCGCGGCCCTGTTCTTCGCCGCTGCGGCGTTGACGCGCTGGAGCTTCCGGCACCCCCGCTGGATCAACATCCCCAACAAGGAGGCGTTCCTGGCGCTCCCGCCGGAGCGGCAGGCGGACTACCGCGACTTGGTGGTGGAGTTCCTGTTCGCGGTGGGGGTTGCCATCGAGACAATCCTGCTGACCGCCGTCCTCGCCGTGATCCAGGTGGCGTCGGGGCCGGGCGGCCGTCTCCCCTGGTGGGGCGTCTGGCCGGGGATGGGCGCCACTCTGCTCCTGGCGGCCATCTACACGGTCCGGCTTATCCGCGGGGCCGCGGGGTTTCGCCCCTGA
- a CDS encoding [FeFe] hydrogenase H-cluster radical SAM maturase HydE, producing the protein MRAWLREEDEARLAALWERADETRRRWVGDDVHLRGLVEISSHCRRLCAYCGLRAPNVALARYRLGREDILECADRARSFGFGTLVMQSGEDPGIEAEWLAEVIRQVRARTGLAVTLSLGERGPDELSLWREAGADRYLLRFETSNPDLYRRIHPPVKGGTDDRIGLLRSLRALGYETGSGVMVGIPGQTFDDLARDILLFRDLGLDMIGAGPFIPHPATPLGAPRGGAGAPFPGPGPGVRHEEQVPNSVAMTLKTLALARLACPWANIPSTTALAALDPDRGRERGLQCGANVVMPNLTPPIFRAGYAIYPGKACPGETVDAGWARLQAQLRSIGRRPGTGPGPSRRLEGPVGR; encoded by the coding sequence ATCCGCGCCTGGCTGCGGGAGGAGGACGAGGCACGGCTCGCCGCACTCTGGGAACGAGCGGACGAGACCCGCCGGCGCTGGGTCGGCGACGACGTCCACCTGCGGGGCCTGGTCGAGATCTCGAGCCACTGCCGCCGGCTCTGCGCCTACTGCGGCTTGAGGGCGCCAAACGTCGCCCTGGCCCGCTACCGGCTGGGTCGGGAGGATATCCTCGAGTGCGCCGACCGGGCCCGGTCGTTCGGTTTCGGCACCCTCGTGATGCAGTCGGGCGAGGACCCCGGGATCGAGGCGGAGTGGTTGGCGGAGGTGATCCGCCAGGTCCGGGCCCGCACGGGACTGGCCGTCACGCTGAGCCTCGGCGAGCGGGGCCCCGACGAACTGTCCCTGTGGCGGGAGGCCGGGGCCGACCGGTACCTTCTGCGCTTCGAGACGTCCAACCCCGACCTGTATCGCCGCATCCACCCGCCGGTCAAGGGCGGGACGGACGACCGCATCGGCCTCCTGCGATCCCTTCGCGCCCTGGGCTACGAGACCGGCAGCGGGGTGATGGTGGGGATCCCGGGGCAGACCTTCGACGACCTGGCGCGGGACATCCTGCTCTTCCGCGACCTCGGGTTGGACATGATCGGTGCGGGCCCCTTCATCCCCCACCCGGCCACGCCGCTGGGGGCCCCGCGGGGGGGGGCGGGAGCCCCCTTTCCCGGGCCCGGGCCGGGCGTGCGCCACGAAGAACAGGTCCCGAATTCCGTCGCCATGACCCTGAAGACCCTGGCCCTGGCCCGCCTGGCGTGCCCCTGGGCCAACATCCCCAGCACCACGGCCCTCGCCGCCCTCGACCCGGACCGCGGCCGTGAGCGGGGCCTGCAGTGCGGGGCGAACGTCGTCATGCCGAACCTGACGCCCCCGATCTTCCGGGCCGGCTACGCGATCTACCCGGGGAAGGCCTGTCCGGGGGAAACGGTGGACGCCGGGTGGGCGCGGCTCCAGGCGCAACTCCGATCCATCGGCCGCCGACCGGGCACAGGCCCCGGGCCTTCCCGGCGCCTGGAAGGCCCGGTCGGCCGGTGA
- the wecB gene encoding UDP-N-acetylglucosamine 2-epimerase (non-hydrolyzing), whose protein sequence is MRMLAVVGTRPEAIKMAPVILRLREEPGVTCRVLATAQHREMLDQVLDRFGIVPDHDLDVMAENQTPARVAAAVLERTGNVLEEEKPDWVLVQGDTTTVAAAALAAFYGRCRVGHVEAGLRSFDRSQPFPEEINRKVAGVIADVHFAPTARARQNLLGEGVSGGAVHVTGNPVIDALRLASDLPWDAAGTPLEALPGDRRLVLVTAHRRENFGQPLERICRALAKIADTFPGDVHLVYPVHPNPSVRRPVERLLGAHPGVTLTGPLDYLALVHLMRRACLILTDSGGIQEEGPALGKPVLVLREVTERPEAVEAGTVLLAGTDDTRIVHLACALLTDPVARARMARAVNPYGDGRAAERIRDILLGRPVRPFDPGAPGEE, encoded by the coding sequence ATGAGGATGCTCGCCGTCGTGGGAACCCGACCGGAAGCCATCAAGATGGCCCCGGTGATCCTTCGCCTGCGCGAAGAACCGGGGGTGACCTGCCGGGTCCTGGCCACCGCCCAGCACCGGGAGATGCTCGACCAGGTCCTCGACCGGTTCGGCATCGTCCCGGACCACGACCTGGACGTGATGGCGGAAAACCAGACGCCCGCCCGGGTTGCCGCCGCCGTCCTCGAGCGGACGGGGAACGTCCTGGAAGAGGAGAAACCCGACTGGGTGCTGGTGCAGGGCGACACCACCACGGTGGCCGCCGCCGCCCTGGCCGCCTTCTACGGCCGGTGCCGGGTGGGGCACGTGGAAGCCGGCCTCCGCTCCTTCGACCGGTCCCAGCCGTTCCCCGAGGAGATCAACCGGAAGGTGGCCGGGGTGATCGCCGACGTCCACTTCGCACCCACGGCCCGGGCCCGGCAGAACCTGCTCGGGGAGGGGGTCAGCGGCGGCGCCGTCCACGTCACGGGAAACCCCGTGATCGACGCGCTCCGCCTGGCGTCGGACCTGCCGTGGGATGCCGCGGGGACACCCCTGGAGGCGCTGCCCGGCGACCGGAGGCTGGTCCTGGTCACCGCCCACCGGCGGGAGAATTTCGGGCAGCCGCTGGAACGAATCTGCCGGGCGCTCGCCAAGATCGCCGACACGTTCCCCGGTGACGTCCACCTCGTCTACCCGGTCCACCCCAACCCGAGTGTGCGCCGCCCGGTGGAGCGTCTCCTGGGCGCCCACCCCGGCGTCACCCTGACGGGCCCCCTCGACTACCTCGCCCTGGTCCACCTCATGCGGCGCGCCTGCCTGATCCTGACGGATTCCGGCGGCATCCAGGAGGAGGGGCCGGCGCTCGGGAAGCCGGTGCTCGTGCTCCGGGAAGTGACCGAGCGGCCCGAGGCGGTCGAGGCGGGGACGGTGCTCCTGGCGGGCACCGACGACACCCGCATCGTGCACCTCGCGTGCGCGCTGCTGACCGACCCCGTGGCCCGCGCCCGGATGGCCCGCGCCGTGAACCCCTACGGCGACGGCCGGGCCGCCGAGCGGATTCGGGACATCCTGCTGGGCCGTCCCGTGAGGCCTTTCGATCCCGGTGCGCCCGGGGAGGAGTGA
- a CDS encoding NADH-quinone oxidoreductase subunit C, with the protein MGLAGQLIREGFPDAFVECTEERGEECVRVHPEGIAAVARFLKEDPRLDFNVLMDLAGVDYPDEEPRFEIVYHFYALARKARLRVKVRVPEARPEVDSLTPLWKAADWHEREAWDLFGIRFKGHPNLKRILLYEEFEGHPLRKDYPIRKRQPRIGPLN; encoded by the coding sequence ATGGGACTGGCCGGGCAACTGATCCGCGAAGGGTTTCCGGACGCCTTCGTCGAGTGCACCGAGGAGCGGGGCGAGGAGTGCGTGCGCGTCCACCCCGAGGGGATCGCGGCGGTCGCCCGGTTCCTGAAGGAGGACCCCCGGCTGGATTTCAACGTCCTCATGGACCTGGCGGGGGTGGATTACCCGGACGAGGAACCCCGCTTCGAGATCGTTTACCACTTCTACGCGCTGGCACGGAAAGCGCGGCTCCGGGTGAAGGTGCGGGTCCCGGAGGCGCGGCCCGAGGTGGACTCGCTGACCCCTCTCTGGAAGGCCGCCGATTGGCACGAGCGGGAAGCCTGGGACCTCTTCGGGATTCGCTTCAAGGGGCACCCGAACCTGAAGCGGATCCTCCTCTACGAGGAGTTCGAGGGGCACCCCCTCCGAAAGGACTACCCCATCCGCAAGCGCCAACCCCGCATCGGCCCGCTGAACTGA
- the nuoB gene encoding NADH-quinone oxidoreductase subunit NuoB: protein MGLRKAVAGVFGDEGFVTTRLDAVVAWSRRYSLFLYPFVTACCGMEYMSVSCAHYDIDRFGAALPRFSPRQADVLMVVGTISHKIAPVLRRVYDQMTEPRWVVAFGVCTCTGGFYDNYATVQGIDTILPVDVYIPGCPPRPETVLDGIMKLQEKIRTQRQEY, encoded by the coding sequence ATGGGACTGAGAAAGGCGGTGGCGGGCGTCTTCGGCGACGAGGGCTTCGTGACGACGCGGTTGGACGCGGTGGTCGCCTGGTCGCGGCGCTACTCCCTCTTCCTCTACCCCTTCGTCACGGCCTGCTGCGGCATGGAGTACATGTCCGTGTCGTGCGCCCACTACGACATCGACCGGTTCGGCGCCGCCCTCCCGCGTTTCTCCCCCCGCCAGGCGGACGTGCTCATGGTGGTGGGGACCATCTCCCACAAGATCGCCCCCGTCCTCCGGAGGGTCTACGACCAGATGACCGAGCCCCGGTGGGTGGTGGCCTTCGGCGTGTGCACCTGCACGGGGGGCTTTTACGACAACTACGCCACGGTCCAGGGGATCGACACCATCCTCCCCGTGGACGTCTACATTCCGGGGTGCCCTCCCCGGCCGGAGACGGTCCTGGACGGCATCATGAAGCTGCAGGAAAAGATCCGAACCCAGAGACAGGAGTATTGA
- a CDS encoding NADH-quinone oxidoreductase subunit A, which translates to MLVFLAATAALLGGMLAFSAWLGPRRRHPVKDEPFECGIADPAPLAHRVSVKFFVTGLLFLVFDVEIAFLFPWAVIVKALGAPVFWLMAVFLLVLGAGLAYVWKRGALEWD; encoded by the coding sequence ATGCTCGTGTTCCTGGCGGCCACCGCGGCGCTGCTGGGGGGGATGCTGGCGTTCTCCGCCTGGCTGGGCCCCCGTCGCCGGCACCCTGTCAAGGACGAGCCCTTCGAGTGCGGCATCGCGGACCCGGCTCCCCTCGCCCACCGGGTCTCCGTGAAGTTCTTCGTCACCGGCCTGCTGTTCCTGGTCTTCGACGTGGAAATCGCGTTCCTCTTCCCCTGGGCGGTGATCGTCAAGGCCCTCGGGGCGCCGGTGTTCTGGCTCATGGCGGTGTTCCTGCTGGTCCTCGGGGCCGGGTTGGCCTACGTCTGGAAGCGGGGGGCGCTGGAATGGGACTGA